A window of the Gossypium hirsutum isolate 1008001.06 chromosome A05, Gossypium_hirsutum_v2.1, whole genome shotgun sequence genome harbors these coding sequences:
- the LOC107958101 gene encoding patatin-like protein 2 (The RefSeq protein has 1 frameshift compared to this genomic sequence) gives MEGIPKHIITKFNFFTDSPRSPLQPPTYGNLITLLSIDGGGIRGLIPGTLLAFLESQLQKLDGEQARLADYFDIISGTSTGGLVTAMLTTPDPKKENRPLFAAKDINEFYLEHCPKIFPQDSSPFAPAANVVKSLMGPKYDGKYLHDIVREKLGETKLHQTLTNVVIPTFDIKQLQPRIFSTYEVKSHPCTDALLSDICIATSAAPTYLPAHHFQTQDSTGKTKEFNLIDGGVAANNPTLVAMNEVTKEILRGNPEFFPIKPTDYARFLVVSLGTGSPKSEGKYHANMTAKWGVLGWLTSEHSTPLVDIFMQASSDMVDFHIATVFQALQSENSYLRIQDDTLSQQISSVDIATKENLENLVKVGEELLKKPVSRVNLENGQFEPAGKITNGEALIRLAAVLSKEKQLRDMRSPLGKLAMKKNEECAHVNNTTT, from the exons ATGGAAGGAATTCCTAAACATATTATTACAAAATTCAACTTCTTCACAGATAGCCCGAGATCACCTCTTCAACCTCCCACATATGGGAATTTGATTACTCTTCTTAGCATTGATGGAGGGGGTATCAGAGGGCTTATTCCTGGAACTCTACTTGCTTTTTTAGAGTCTCAGCTTCAG AAGCTGGACGGTGAGCAAGCGAGATTGGctgattattttgatattatttctGGGACGAGCACTGGTGGCCTCGTCACTGCCATGCTAACTACCCCAGATCCCAAA GAGAATCGCCCTCTTTTTGCTGCCAAAGATATCAATGAGTTCTACCTTGAACACTGCCCTAAAATCTTTCCCCAAGATAG TTCTCCTTTTGCACCAGCTGCAAATGTGGTCAAATCACTAATGGGACCAAAATATGACGGTAAATATCTTCATGATATTGTGAGGGAAAAGCTGGGAGAAACTAAATTGCACCAGACCCTGACTAACGTTGTGATCCCAACTTTTGACATCAAGCAACTCCAGCCAAGAATATTCTCCACCTATGAG GTAAAAAGCCATCCTTGCACCGATGCTTTACTGTCGGATATTTGCATTGCAACTTCAGCAGCTCCTACTTACCTTCCTGCCCATCATTTTCAAACCCAAGATTCCACTGGCAAAACAAAAGAATTCAACCTTATCGATGGAGGGGTTGCTGCTAATAACCCG ACTTTAGTGGCTATGAACGAAGTGACTAAAGAAATACTTCGAGGGAATCCCGAATTTTTTCCAATAAAGCCCACTGACTACGCTCGGTTCCTGGTTGTATCTTTGGGGACTGGTTCACCCAAATCAGAAGGGAAGTACCATGCTAATATGACAGCTAAATGGGGAGTTTTGGGATGGTTGACCAGTGAGCACTCTACTCCTTTGGTGGATATTTTCATGCAAGCAAGCAGTGACATGGTCGACTTTCATATTGCCACCGTTTTTCAAGCCCTTCAATCTGAAAACAGTTATCTCCGAATTCAG GATGATACACTCTCTCAGCAAATATCATCTGTGGATATTGCTACCAAGGAAAACCTTGAGAACCTTGTGAAAGTCGGAGAAGAATTGCTAAAAAAGCCTGTTTCCAGAGTGAATTTGGAGAATGGTCAATTCGAACCAGCTGGCAAGATAACCAATGGAGAGGCTCTCATCAG